From Candidatus Atelocyanobacterium thalassa isolate ALOHA, a single genomic window includes:
- a CDS encoding DNA polymerase III subunit delta', giving the protein MDNFQHLIGQTQSTTLLKQIIIKNKIAPAYLFSGPTGVGRRLAARSFCKSIFSLSKVLQENQTTLEHRILNGNHPDLYWIEPTYQYKGKLFTIRQAQENGLKSNSSPQIRIDQIRNITNFLSRPPLESIRSVVIIESAEMMTEAASNGLLKTLEEAKLATIILIVSNQNLLLPTLVSRCQIIPFYNLSEKDLKQVLRKSDYENIINEEKIIKLSQGSPGKAIGYWNQLQLIPSEITDTLEKIPLSYLNSLELSKKITVELNNSTQIFLIDYMQHFYWVKFRNKNLLELLELSKSYLLRYLNSRLVWDSLLIKISNIL; this is encoded by the coding sequence ATGGATAATTTTCAACATTTAATAGGTCAAACACAGAGTACTACTCTATTAAAACAAATTATCATTAAAAACAAGATTGCTCCTGCTTATCTTTTCTCTGGGCCAACAGGAGTAGGGCGTAGGCTAGCTGCAAGATCTTTTTGTAAATCAATATTCTCACTTTCAAAAGTATTACAAGAAAATCAGACCACTCTCGAGCATAGAATTTTAAATGGTAATCATCCAGATCTTTATTGGATAGAGCCAACATATCAATATAAAGGAAAGTTATTTACGATAAGACAAGCTCAAGAAAATGGATTAAAAAGCAATTCATCTCCTCAAATTCGTATAGATCAGATTCGAAATATTACTAATTTCCTGAGTCGCCCACCTCTAGAAAGCATTCGCTCTGTTGTAATAATAGAAAGCGCAGAAATGATGACTGAAGCTGCATCTAATGGATTGTTAAAAACCTTAGAAGAAGCTAAGTTGGCAACAATAATTTTGATTGTATCTAATCAAAATTTATTATTACCAACCTTGGTATCTCGTTGCCAAATAATTCCTTTTTACAATTTATCAGAAAAAGATTTAAAACAAGTTTTAAGAAAATCAGATTATGAAAATATAATAAATGAAGAAAAAATAATAAAATTAAGCCAAGGAAGCCCTGGAAAGGCAATTGGTTATTGGAATCAATTACAACTTATTCCCTCTGAAATTACAGATACTTTAGAGAAAATACCGTTAAGTTATTTAAACTCGTTAGAGCTATCAAAAAAAATCACTGTGGAATTAAATAATTCAACTCAAATATTTTTAATTGACTATATGCAGCATTTTTATTGGGTAAAGTTTAGAAATAAAAACTTACTTGAATTATTAGAGTTGTCTAAGAGTTATCTACTTAGGTATTTAAACTCAAGATTAGTTTGGGATTCTCTATTAATAAAAATTAGTAATATTTTATAA
- the cbiB gene encoding adenosylcobinamide-phosphate synthase CbiB, with the protein MNTDFSIIILIVASLIDYLVSDPSKYLHPVQVMGWLIVKCSNFLLKSFKKRFMRRCTGIVLGLLLVVGSGVFGWMIGLIKYHFSPLIGVVIESIFLASCFAGRSLRLAAYDVFIPLNRKKINLARIKLSQYVGRSTTHLSQKNIWRTVLETISENSIDGVMAPLFYAIIGALLPHTNSLAFALAYKASSTLDSTIGYKKEPFADIGWFSANLEDILTWIPCRLGVLTLAILAGRPYYVFSVCNRDGTKDISPNSGWSESVYAAILKVQLGGKNIYGDVVKDKPLLGEPIESITFNTIEKALTLKRMCSLCWLILGITLIYIKNSIST; encoded by the coding sequence TTGAATACTGATTTTTCCATAATTATTTTGATCGTAGCCAGCTTAATTGATTACTTAGTTAGTGATCCATCTAAATATTTGCATCCTGTACAAGTTATGGGATGGTTAATTGTTAAATGCTCTAATTTTCTTCTTAAATCGTTTAAAAAAAGATTTATGCGCCGTTGTACAGGGATTGTCTTGGGTTTGCTGTTAGTTGTTGGTAGCGGGGTTTTCGGTTGGATGATTGGTTTGATTAAATATCATTTTTCTCCTCTAATAGGAGTTGTCATAGAAAGTATTTTTTTGGCTAGTTGTTTTGCTGGAAGAAGCTTAAGATTGGCAGCTTACGATGTTTTTATCCCCTTGAATAGAAAAAAAATTAATCTTGCTAGAATAAAACTTAGTCAATATGTAGGTAGAAGTACTACTCATCTTTCCCAGAAAAATATTTGGCGTACTGTATTAGAAACTATTTCAGAAAACTCCATAGATGGAGTAATGGCACCTTTATTTTATGCAATAATTGGCGCTTTACTACCTCATACCAATAGCCTGGCTTTCGCTCTTGCCTACAAAGCTTCTAGTACTCTTGACTCTACTATTGGTTATAAAAAAGAACCTTTTGCTGATATTGGATGGTTTAGTGCAAATTTAGAGGATATTTTAACTTGGATCCCGTGTCGTCTTGGAGTTCTGACTTTAGCAATACTAGCAGGAAGGCCTTATTATGTTTTTTCAGTCTGTAATCGTGATGGAACTAAGGATATAAGTCCAAACTCAGGATGGAGCGAGAGTGTCTATGCTGCTATATTAAAAGTTCAATTGGGAGGGAAAAATATCTATGGTGACGTAGTTAAAGACAAACCTTTACTAGGAGAACCTATCGAATCAATTACATTTAATACGATAGAAAAAGCCCTGACATTAAAACGCATGTGTAGTTTATGTTGGTTAATATTAGGAATAACTTTAATTTATATAAAAAATTCAATATCCACATAG
- a CDS encoding ATP-binding protein produces the protein MNLPKEFILQRIISIYTFEKLCSLLEKLLSIEGPKGILLTNSIFTLEENPSISLDLKTFYLFLSPKFSILLQGVLDTSSLSYQVTITTKPKDINNFVQKLYIHLNDSSVWKKKIVPYLKINHIQSTNLLQYLNNNLRDILEPKKNNNLCTIDQNLLVTSPLKKEIEGQLRAERLLSQVISKIRQSLDIPTILENTVKESREILGADRLIVYKFNNKQLITSKDYDLIKGNGYVVHESLATRDIPSLLKILIESKVFTKIAKYQKRSITFEDDINNYSFIHSCFYNLPSKFWILSEIVAPIKINDNLWGLLVAHQCLQKRRWLSDGKVTLEKIAEHLAVALYQAQLYSQVQKEKYVLKQKVIKRTQELCDTLVASQAANYSKSEFLGNMSHELRTPLTCIIGLSGTLLYWSKENSTLSLEKRKHYLATIQNSGENLLQIINEILEYSNLQTGKCLLNIQEFSLSDIAKNILQKVYKEEVHRHINLKLDLRINSIEDTFLADPVKMKHILYYLLNNALKFTPENGTVILRVWRHREEVVWQVEDTGIGIKTEQIPLLFKLFQKLENHRKRVYGGTGLGLALTKQLVELHSGTIEVDSLVNKGSIFTIRIPNQSQFKNRSNNKLISRKESLFSTRVIILIESNNKIATLLEKLLTSANYYFIWLINDIKLIRKIELIQPIAIILDQDLSKALKISKLLKKSSETKSIKVLFLKDTITSKEWLEIAETGIDDYLIKPIQSNFLLKRIKTLTLNSENINFNT, from the coding sequence ATGAATCTTCCCAAAGAGTTTATTTTACAACGAATTATATCTATATACACATTTGAAAAGCTTTGTTCTCTTTTAGAAAAGCTTTTGAGCATTGAAGGCCCTAAAGGTATCTTGTTGACAAATTCTATCTTTACTTTAGAAGAAAATCCTTCTATATCATTAGACTTAAAAACTTTTTATCTTTTTTTGTCTCCAAAATTTAGCATCTTACTTCAAGGTGTTTTAGACACCTCATCTTTATCTTACCAAGTTACAATTACTACAAAACCAAAGGATATAAATAACTTCGTTCAAAAATTATATATACATTTGAATGACTCTTCAGTATGGAAGAAAAAAATTGTTCCTTATCTAAAAATCAATCACATACAGTCAACGAATTTACTACAATACCTGAATAATAATCTAAGAGATATATTAGAACCTAAAAAAAATAATAATTTATGTACTATTGATCAAAATTTATTAGTTACTTCTCCTCTTAAGAAAGAGATTGAAGGCCAGCTAAGAGCAGAAAGGCTTTTAAGTCAAGTAATTAGTAAAATCCGTCAATCTCTCGATATACCAACTATCCTAGAGAATACTGTTAAAGAATCGAGAGAAATTTTAGGAGCTGATCGTTTAATTGTTTATAAATTTAACAATAAACAGTTAATTACTTCAAAAGACTATGATTTAATCAAAGGAAATGGATATGTAGTTCATGAATCACTTGCTACTAGAGATATTCCTTCCTTATTAAAAATTTTAATAGAAAGTAAGGTTTTTACAAAGATTGCAAAATATCAAAAAAGATCAATTACTTTTGAAGATGATATCAATAATTATTCTTTCATTCATTCATGTTTTTACAATTTACCTAGTAAGTTTTGGATACTTTCTGAGATAGTAGCTCCTATCAAAATAAACGATAATTTGTGGGGACTTTTAGTTGCACATCAATGTTTACAGAAACGGAGATGGTTAAGTGATGGAAAAGTCACTTTAGAAAAAATCGCAGAGCATCTAGCCGTTGCTCTTTATCAAGCACAGCTTTATTCTCAGGTTCAAAAAGAAAAATATGTATTAAAACAAAAAGTTATTAAAAGAACACAAGAATTATGTGATACTTTAGTCGCTTCTCAAGCAGCTAATTATTCTAAAAGTGAATTCTTGGGTAATATGAGTCATGAGTTACGTACTCCATTAACTTGTATTATTGGGTTGTCGGGAACTTTATTATATTGGTCAAAAGAAAATTCAACATTATCTTTAGAAAAACGAAAACATTACTTAGCCACTATTCAAAATAGTGGTGAAAATTTACTTCAAATAATTAATGAAATTTTAGAATATTCAAATTTACAAACAGGAAAATGCTTACTAAATATTCAAGAATTTTCTTTAAGTGATATTGCCAAAAACATTTTACAAAAAGTCTATAAAGAAGAAGTTCACCGACACATTAATTTAAAACTAGATTTAAGGATTAATTCTATAGAAGATACATTTTTAGCCGATCCTGTAAAAATGAAACATATTCTCTATTACTTATTAAACAATGCCTTAAAATTTACCCCAGAAAATGGGACTGTCATATTAAGAGTTTGGAGGCATAGAGAAGAAGTAGTTTGGCAAGTAGAAGATACAGGAATAGGTATAAAGACAGAGCAAATACCATTGTTATTTAAATTATTTCAAAAGCTAGAAAATCATAGGAAACGCGTTTATGGAGGGACAGGGTTAGGTTTAGCTTTAACGAAACAACTAGTAGAATTACATAGTGGAACTATTGAAGTAGATTCTTTAGTCAATAAGGGGTCTATTTTTACAATAAGAATTCCAAACCAGTCTCAATTTAAAAATAGATCCAATAATAAATTAATAAGCCGAAAAGAATCATTGTTTTCGACTAGAGTTATTATTTTAATAGAAAGTAATAATAAAATTGCAACTCTTCTTGAAAAGTTATTAACATCAGCTAATTATTATTTTATTTGGTTAATTAATGATATTAAATTAATAAGGAAAATAGAGCTAATTCAGCCCATAGCAATTATCTTAGACCAAGATTTATCTAAAGCCCTTAAGATAAGTAAACTTTTGAAGAAATCTTCAGAGACTAAATCTATAAAAGTACTATTTCTAAAAGATACAATTACATCTAAAGAATGGCTAGAAATTGCCGAAACAGGAATTGACGATTATCTTATAAAACCTATACAATCTAACTTTTTACTCAAAAGAATAAAAACCCTAACACTAAATTCTGAAAATATAAACTTTAATACTTAA
- the sodN gene encoding superoxide dismutase, Ni encodes MNLLKTIATQVKNWFPAPTVHAHCDGPCGVYDPASARIAAEAVVSMTKKILDLQPPTSNNIEAVAAYQNTLSRYIAIKEEQAHIAKKELLVLWTDYFKPVHLEQYPDLHTKFWNAAKLCSACKVEVNSDNTEKLMSAIEDIQSIFWQTKGRTDVSWYRAN; translated from the coding sequence ATGAACCTATTAAAAACAATAGCTACCCAAGTTAAAAATTGGTTTCCTGCTCCTACTGTCCATGCTCATTGCGATGGACCCTGTGGTGTATACGACCCAGCTTCAGCTAGAATTGCAGCCGAAGCAGTAGTATCAATGACAAAAAAAATTTTAGATTTACAGCCTCCAACTTCAAATAATATCGAAGCAGTAGCTGCCTATCAAAATACTCTATCTAGATATATTGCAATCAAAGAAGAACAGGCACACATAGCAAAAAAAGAACTTTTAGTTCTTTGGACAGACTATTTCAAACCTGTACATCTTGAGCAATATCCTGACTTACATACTAAATTTTGGAATGCAGCAAAACTTTGTTCTGCTTGCAAAGTAGAAGTAAACTCAGATAACACAGAAAAATTAATGTCTGCAATAGAAGATATTCAAAGTATTTTCTGGCAAACAAAAGGGAGAACTGATGTTTCTTGGTATAGAGCTAATTAA
- a CDS encoding 3'(2'),5'-bisphosphate nucleotidase CysQ family protein produces the protein MKLKEIETITRSIAWGASKILHSYYCGKNRFETIESSKGNPVTTADIKSNAYILKNLQAFFPQDTFGYLSEENYKNNNCIKKDWVWIIDPLDGTKEFINQTGEYALHIALAYKGRPYVGVVAIPEAQTIYFATKGYGTFVEKLNHKITQIKVSNKNTIKNPSLVVSRSHRNNRFQSLINSFSTKDIIYMGGLGKKITTILEKKADVYLSISGKSAPKDWDFAAPDLILTEAGGKFTYFNGDTPIYNRGDVSQWGNFIASNGSSHQALCEKFMNILNHVDKKAIL, from the coding sequence ATGAAGTTAAAAGAAATTGAAACCATAACTCGTTCAATAGCTTGGGGTGCATCTAAAATTTTACATTCCTATTATTGTGGAAAAAATAGATTTGAAACTATTGAGTCTTCTAAAGGCAATCCTGTAACTACTGCTGATATTAAATCTAATGCTTATATCTTGAAAAACTTACAAGCATTTTTTCCACAAGATACTTTCGGTTATCTTAGTGAAGAGAATTATAAAAATAATAATTGTATAAAAAAAGATTGGGTATGGATTATTGATCCTTTAGATGGTACTAAAGAGTTTATTAATCAAACAGGAGAATATGCTTTACATATTGCTTTAGCATACAAAGGGCGCCCCTATGTAGGTGTGGTGGCTATCCCTGAAGCTCAAACAATTTATTTTGCGACAAAGGGATATGGAACATTTGTTGAAAAACTTAATCATAAGATTACTCAAATTAAAGTATCAAATAAAAATACAATTAAAAATCCGTCTTTAGTAGTAAGTCGTTCTCATAGAAATAATCGATTTCAGTCACTTATAAATTCTTTTTCAACAAAAGACATAATATACATGGGTGGTTTAGGTAAAAAAATTACAACTATCCTGGAGAAAAAAGCAGATGTTTATCTCTCTATATCTGGTAAATCTGCACCTAAAGACTGGGATTTTGCAGCTCCAGACTTAATTCTTACTGAGGCAGGAGGAAAATTTACTTATTTTAATGGTGACACCCCAATCTATAACCGTGGAGATGTATCTCAATGGGGTAATTTTATAGCTAGCAATGGAAGTTCTCATCAAGCTTTATGTGAAAAATTCATGAATATCTTAAATCATGTTGATAAGAAAGCTATTCTATAA
- the sodX gene encoding nickel-type superoxide dismutase maturation protease — translation MSCIRNSNIIDLVLWLLGKRQRFRVEGLSMLPCLNPGDELLICKQTSNFLAPSITDIVVVSHPHCADLLLIKRVISINKDGSCFVRGDNLLHSTDSRSFGWIEPELILGYVTSRFL, via the coding sequence ATGTCTTGTATACGAAACAGTAACATAATAGATCTTGTACTTTGGCTACTAGGAAAACGACAACGCTTTAGAGTTGAAGGATTGTCAATGCTTCCTTGCCTCAATCCAGGAGATGAATTACTAATTTGTAAACAAACTAGTAATTTCCTGGCTCCTTCTATTACAGACATTGTTGTAGTATCACATCCACATTGCGCAGACTTATTATTAATTAAAAGAGTAATTTCTATTAATAAAGATGGATCTTGTTTTGTTAGAGGAGATAATCTTCTACATAGTACGGATAGCCGCTCATTTGGATGGATAGAACCTGAGTTGATTCTCGGTTATGTTACTAGTCGATTTCTTTAA
- the cobN gene encoding cobaltochelatase subunit CobN, translated as MHRIASNSGNWDTGKNEVVLIEQNQAPIVFLTAADTDIQSLANSLHLLPDNFQKIRALNILHLKQQVSIDYYSDKVLSKSKVIILRLLGGNSYWNYGLEVVKNIAELNNISLFVLPGDDISDTILMSHSTVPLYQCNKLWNYISEGGQKNWLNALKYISNNCFKTKYNTEEPEIVPNFGIYRNNDWVDNVNQKNVVILFYRSHYLSGNLLPIDSLCESLLSKKLVPLPIFVTSLKDINIQIELIDYLQNIKNNSYELLINTTSFSIAKIDNDHKFINNLWEKLDCPVLQVIFSSSTLQQWNESSQGLTPRDVAMNIALPEIDGKIITRAISFKSVKVWNKDLETNVVIYSPIKDRVDFVVDLTSNYINLKNTPVSERKIAIILANYPNKNGRIANGVGLDTPASCIEILKALEKEGYSIKDIPTSGDELIRYLTKGVTNDPESKELRVVYQSVSYTEYKQYFQTLPSKIKNEIEERWQHIFNNVDISFPISGIQLKNIFIGIQPSRGYDLDPSLNYHAPDLEPTPHYLAYYYWLKNKFKASAIINIGKHGNLEWLPGKSLALSSTCYPEVALGSIPNFYPFIVNDPGEGAQAKRRSHATIIDHLTPPLTRAELYDDLEQLEILIDEYYEAQALDPKRLKIITNSIKKLIVTTKINNDLGVEKVDSDSLSTFLRLADGYLCELKEAQIRDGLHVFGKCPQNVQLRDLILAIARSPGFNRIGLTTALAKDIKLTFNPLTANLGDSFSDSIFSTFIPQNLLLQLQKSSSIGDVVEVLEKYSQNLIENLINGTEITEIIYFQNTCKEVNWIQKFLIPKLYETDQEVSNLLKGLDGKYVPSGASGTLTRGKVEVLPTGRNFYSVDIRAIPTQTAWAVGKKAAEILVEKYTQDNGEYPKTLAISIWGTSTMRTGGDDIAQVFALLGVKPIWDRSRVIDYEIIPLSVLGRPRVDVTVRISGFFRDSFPNLILLLSNIIEDLSKLEEEKDANPLAMQVKEEKLFWKEKGLTDQQAHLKSCYRIFGSKPGAYGAGLQGLIEAQNWQDDNDLARAYINWSCYAYDKSGKADKVPEIFEKRLKQLQIVLHNQDNREHDLLDSDDYYQFQGGLTVAIRSITGKNPQTYFGDNSIIDNPKVKLLKEEISKVYRSRVVNPKWIKGIMRHGYKGGFEMAATVDYLFAYDATANCVEDFMYEGIAQKYIFDQDVRQFIEEKNPWALRDISERLLEANQRGLWADVNEKMLDELREVIHEAERIIEE; from the coding sequence ATGCATAGAATAGCTTCAAATTCTGGAAATTGGGATACGGGGAAAAATGAAGTCGTTCTTATAGAGCAAAATCAAGCTCCGATTGTATTTTTAACAGCAGCAGACACAGATATTCAAAGCCTAGCAAATTCTTTGCATCTTTTACCTGATAATTTTCAAAAAATACGTGCTCTAAATATTTTGCATTTAAAGCAACAGGTAAGTATTGATTATTACTCAGACAAAGTATTGTCTAAATCTAAAGTTATCATTTTACGCTTACTAGGAGGAAATTCATATTGGAATTATGGATTAGAAGTTGTTAAAAATATTGCTGAATTAAACAACATAAGCCTTTTTGTCCTACCAGGAGACGATATTTCCGATACTATCTTAATGAGTCATTCAACAGTTCCATTGTATCAGTGCAATAAATTGTGGAACTACATAAGCGAAGGAGGACAAAAGAACTGGCTAAATGCGCTAAAGTATATTTCTAATAATTGTTTCAAAACTAAATATAACACTGAAGAGCCGGAGATAGTACCAAATTTTGGAATTTATCGAAATAATGATTGGGTTGATAATGTAAATCAAAAAAATGTTGTCATACTCTTTTATCGTTCACATTATCTTTCGGGTAATTTATTACCAATAGATTCCTTATGTGAAAGTTTATTAAGTAAAAAATTAGTCCCTTTACCAATATTCGTTACTTCTCTAAAAGATATTAATATTCAAATTGAATTAATCGATTATCTACAGAATATAAAGAACAATTCTTATGAATTATTAATTAACACTACCAGTTTCTCAATTGCAAAAATTGATAATGATCATAAATTTATTAATAATTTATGGGAGAAATTAGATTGTCCAGTTTTGCAAGTAATCTTTAGTAGCTCAACATTACAACAATGGAATGAAAGTTCTCAAGGTCTAACTCCTAGAGATGTAGCTATGAATATTGCTTTACCAGAGATCGATGGGAAAATTATAACTCGTGCGATTTCTTTCAAATCCGTTAAAGTGTGGAATAAAGATTTAGAGACAAATGTTGTTATTTATTCACCTATCAAAGATAGAGTTGATTTTGTCGTTGATTTAACTAGTAATTATATTAATCTCAAAAATACCCCTGTCTCTGAAAGGAAGATTGCCATAATTTTAGCTAACTACCCCAACAAGAATGGTAGGATTGCAAACGGTGTTGGATTAGATACCCCAGCAAGTTGTATAGAAATTCTTAAGGCATTAGAAAAAGAAGGTTATAGCATTAAGGATATACCTACATCAGGCGATGAGCTAATAAGATATTTAACAAAAGGTGTAACAAATGATCCTGAAAGTAAGGAACTACGAGTAGTTTATCAGTCAGTTTCTTATACAGAATATAAACAATATTTTCAAACTTTACCTTCAAAAATTAAAAACGAAATTGAAGAGCGCTGGCAACATATCTTTAATAATGTAGATATATCATTCCCAATTTCTGGTATTCAATTAAAAAATATTTTCATAGGTATTCAACCGTCTAGAGGCTACGATTTAGATCCTAGCCTAAATTATCATGCTCCTGACTTAGAGCCAACACCTCATTATTTAGCATATTATTATTGGTTGAAAAATAAGTTCAAAGCTTCAGCAATTATTAATATAGGAAAACATGGTAATTTAGAGTGGTTACCAGGGAAAAGCCTTGCATTGTCATCAACTTGCTATCCTGAAGTTGCACTAGGCAGTATTCCTAATTTCTATCCTTTTATTGTTAACGATCCAGGCGAAGGAGCACAAGCTAAGCGCCGTTCACATGCAACTATCATAGATCATCTTACTCCTCCTTTGACTCGTGCAGAGTTATATGATGATTTAGAACAATTAGAGATTCTTATTGATGAATATTATGAAGCACAAGCTTTAGATCCTAAACGTCTAAAAATAATTACTAATAGTATTAAAAAACTAATTGTCACAACCAAAATTAATAATGATTTAGGCGTAGAAAAAGTTGATTCTGATTCTTTATCTACATTTCTAAGGTTGGCGGATGGATATTTATGTGAACTTAAAGAAGCACAAATTAGAGATGGGTTACATGTATTCGGGAAGTGCCCTCAAAATGTTCAATTAAGAGATTTGATTTTGGCAATTGCTCGCTCACCTGGATTTAATAGAATTGGTTTAACTACAGCACTAGCTAAAGATATAAAATTAACTTTTAATCCTCTGACAGCAAACCTTGGCGATTCTTTCTCTGATTCTATTTTTTCTACTTTTATACCTCAAAATCTTCTTTTGCAACTTCAGAAATCATCCTCTATTGGTGATGTCGTAGAAGTCTTAGAAAAGTATTCGCAAAATTTAATTGAAAATCTAATTAATGGTACTGAAATTACGGAAATTATTTACTTCCAAAATACTTGTAAAGAAGTTAATTGGATACAAAAATTTTTAATTCCAAAATTATATGAAACTGATCAAGAAGTTAGTAACTTACTTAAAGGATTAGATGGTAAATATGTTCCTAGTGGAGCATCAGGTACTCTAACTAGAGGGAAAGTAGAAGTCCTTCCTACAGGTAGAAATTTTTACTCAGTTGATATTCGTGCTATTCCTACTCAAACAGCTTGGGCTGTAGGGAAAAAAGCAGCAGAAATTCTTGTTGAAAAATATACTCAAGACAATGGAGAATATCCAAAGACTTTAGCGATATCAATTTGGGGAACTTCAACGATGAGAACAGGTGGTGATGACATAGCCCAGGTTTTTGCTTTATTAGGAGTAAAACCTATTTGGGACAGATCTAGAGTAATAGATTATGAAATTATTCCTTTATCGGTATTAGGGAGACCTCGTGTTGATGTAACAGTAAGAATATCAGGCTTTTTTAGAGATAGTTTTCCTAACTTAATATTATTATTATCAAATATAATTGAGGATTTATCAAAACTAGAAGAAGAAAAAGATGCTAATCCTTTAGCTATGCAAGTTAAAGAAGAAAAGTTATTTTGGAAAGAAAAAGGTTTAACTGATCAACAAGCACATTTAAAATCTTGTTATAGAATATTTGGTTCAAAGCCTGGAGCGTATGGAGCCGGTTTACAGGGTCTGATTGAAGCTCAAAACTGGCAAGATGATAACGATTTAGCTAGAGCTTATATCAATTGGAGTTGTTATGCTTATGATAAAAGTGGAAAAGCAGACAAAGTTCCTGAAATATTTGAAAAAAGATTAAAACAGTTGCAAATTGTTCTACATAATCAAGATAATCGAGAACATGATTTGCTAGACTCTGACGACTACTACCAATTTCAAGGAGGTTTGACTGTCGCTATTAGAAGTATAACTGGCAAAAATCCTCAAACTTACTTTGGAGACAATTCTATAATTGATAATCCTAAAGTAAAATTACTTAAAGAAGAGATATCTAAAGTATATCGTTCTCGTGTTGTTAATCCTAAGTGGATCAAGGGCATTATGAGACACGGTTATAAAGGTGGTTTTGAAATGGCAGCTACAGTTGATTATTTATTTGCTTATGATGCAACGGCAAATTGCGTAGAAGATTTTATGTATGAAGGAATAGCTCAGAAATATATTTTTGATCAAGATGTAAGGCAATTTATAGAAGAAAAAAATCCTTGGGCTTTAAGAGATATTTCAGAAAGGCTTCTGGAAGCTAACCAGAGAGGCTTATGGGCAGATGTAAATGAAAAAATGCTTGACGAATTAAGAGAAGTTATTCATGAAGCAGAAAGAATAATAGAAGAATAG